The DNA region CTGTCCAAGGTGCTGCCATGAACCCGGCAAGCGACGGCGAGCCGACTGGCCGCGTCCGAACGGTGCGCGGTGACATGGCGGCGGCGGCGATCGGCCGCGTCGCTTTCCACGAGCATCTATTGTTCGACCTGGTGCTCCCGGCGAACCGTGGCAGCGTCACCGACCCGCCGATCACGCCGGAGAACCGCTGGCAGATCGACTATCGCTCCAACGAAAATCGGAACAATGCCCGTCAGACCGATCCCGGCGTCGCCGCGGCGGAGCTGATCGCCTTTCGTGCCGATGGCGGCGACCTTCTGGTCGATCAGTCGACCGGCGGTCTCGCGCGCGATCCGGAAGGCCTGAGACAGGCGTCGGATGCCTCCGGCGTGCACGTCGTCGCTTCCGCCGGCACCTATTGCGCCGACTATCTCGACGAGGAGACGCTGAGTCTCGACCTCGCAGCGCTGACGGCGCGCTTCGTGCGCGAGGTCGAGGCCGGCCTCGACGGAACGACCGTGAGAGCCGGGCTCATTGGCGAGATCGGCTGCTCCTGGCCGCTGCGCCCGTTCGAGCGGCGCGCACTCCAGGCGGCGGCGCGGGCGAGCCGGATCACCGGGGCAGCCATCAGCGTCCATCCCGGTCGCCATCCCGATGCGCCTTTCGAGATCGCGGCCATCCTCGCCGAGGCCGGAGCCGATCTTCGCCGCGTCGTCATCTGCCACATGGACCGGACCTTTCCCGGCGGCGAGAGGGTGCGCGAATTGCTGGCGACGGGCGTCAACGTCGAATGGGACTTCTTCGGC from Kaistia algarum includes:
- a CDS encoding phosphotriesterase family protein, whose product is MNPASDGEPTGRVRTVRGDMAAAAIGRVAFHEHLLFDLVLPANRGSVTDPPITPENRWQIDYRSNENRNNARQTDPGVAAAELIAFRADGGDLLVDQSTGGLARDPEGLRQASDASGVHVVASAGTYCADYLDEETLSLDLAALTARFVREVEAGLDGTTVRAGLIGEIGCSWPLRPFERRALQAAARASRITGAAISVHPGRHPDAPFEIAAILAEAGADLRRVVICHMDRTFPGGERVRELLATGVNVEWDFFGIEQSHYWFGDIELPTDLQRLALIRDLTAEGFGSRILVSHDVCTCTRMTRWGGHGYGHLLRNGPALMRRAGLAETDIDQLLRRNPLRHLAFADPAPLQES